One region of uncultured Fibrobacter sp. genomic DNA includes:
- a CDS encoding isoprenylcysteine carboxylmethyltransferase family protein encodes MKRIRDFVGYLLGGVLFVALIPTIMWLASGMPTLWPVDTWRCIVAPIVILVGLVLSIWTIVYMRNRGKGNPMDAFGHEVAPRTQHLMIEGPYKINRNPMLTGTLVYLVGAAVWLWTWQSCVVFVAFFAIMMVQVLSEEKRLRRDFGEEYEEYCKHSRRF; translated from the coding sequence ATGAAACGTATAAGAGATTTCGTTGGTTACTTGCTAGGCGGAGTTCTTTTTGTTGCCTTGATTCCGACAATCATGTGGCTTGCGTCTGGCATGCCCACGCTTTGGCCGGTCGATACATGGCGTTGCATTGTGGCGCCTATTGTGATACTTGTGGGTCTTGTGCTGAGTATTTGGACTATCGTCTACATGCGCAATCGTGGCAAAGGAAACCCGATGGATGCTTTCGGCCACGAAGTGGCCCCGCGTACGCAGCATCTGATGATTGAAGGCCCGTACAAGATTAACCGCAACCCGATGCTTACAGGAACCCTCGTTTATCTCGTGGGTGCCGCCGTGTGGCTGTGGACTTGGCAATCGTGCGTTGTATTCGTCGCCTTCTTTGCCATCATGATGGTGCAGGTGCTAAGCGAAGAAAAACGCCTCCGCCGCGACTTCGGCGAAGAATATGAAGAATACTGCAAACATTCGAGAAGGTTCTAA
- a CDS encoding TIGR03905 family TSCPD domain-containing protein yields MEETFKTKGVCATTIQFTRDGDKIRNIRFTGGCNGNLKAIAKLCEGMSAEDIAAKLLGNTCGGKPTSCADQLARAVLGKEA; encoded by the coding sequence ATGGAAGAGACTTTCAAGACTAAAGGCGTTTGCGCAACGACGATTCAGTTCACGCGTGATGGCGACAAAATCAGAAACATCCGCTTTACGGGCGGATGCAACGGGAACTTGAAGGCAATCGCAAAGCTCTGCGAAGGTATGAGCGCCGAAGATATCGCGGCAAAGCTCTTGGGCAACACCTGTGGCGGGAAGCCGACTTCGTGCGCCGACCAGCTCGCCCGCGCCGTCCTCGGGAAAGAAGCGTAA